One window from the genome of Pempheris klunzingeri isolate RE-2024b chromosome 7, fPemKlu1.hap1, whole genome shotgun sequence encodes:
- the fam151b gene encoding protein FAM151B — protein MSEQTLEYFWSRSLMGTRDAAELRWSHAVNSRRRLTEALSGPTHMIEADVIMRGRDPKEPIMAHPPDTDSDITLKEWLEGVKAHNKGIKLDFKSLEAVSPSVVLLEEVLAEPSRPVWINADILSGPGGQARPLEPQAFLSAVTTLPTHTVLSLGWTTGWTAGADNSGYTWDMVHMMEEICRTLKHPVTFPVRGALLAQSFSQLTWLLQQSHRYTLTVWTGQNDELTLQDLVTYRKEFDVRRIYYDLPDSLRTKLSVTLQDKN, from the exons ATGTCAGAGCAGACGCTGGAGTATTTCTGGAGCCGGAGTCTGATGGGGACGAGGGATGCTGCTGAGCTCAGGTGGTCGCACGCAGtgaacagcaggaggaggctgaCGGAGGCTTTGTCAG GTCCCACTCACATGATTGAGGCCGATGTAATCATGAGAGGTCGTGACCCCAAAGAACCAATCATGGCACACCCCCCTGACACAGACAGTGACATCACACTGAAGGAGTGGCTGGAAGGAGTGAAGGCGCACAACAAGGGAATAAAACTAGACTTTAAGAG CCTGGAGGCAGTGTCTCCGTCTGTGGTTCTGCTGGAGGAGGTGCTGGCTGAGCCGAGCCGTCCCGTGTGGATCAATGCCGATATCCTCTCTGGGCCTGGAGGACAGGCCAGACCTCTGGAGCCTCAGGCTTTCCTTTCTGCTGTGACAACTCTACCCACTCACACTGTGCTGTCTCTCGGGTGGACTACCGGATGGACTGCTGGGGCAGATAACTCAG GTTACACCTGGGATATGGTGCATATGATGGAGGAGATATGTAGAACCCTTAAGCATCCAGTCACCTTTCCAGTGCGTGGAGCTCTCCTGGCTCAGTCGTTCTCCCAGCTcacgtggctgctgcagcagtcACACAG ATACACTCTAACAGTGTGGACTGGCCAAAATGACGAGTTAACACTGCAGGACTTGGTGACCTACAGAAAAGAGTTTGATGTCAGAAGGATCTACTATGACTTGCCGGACTCTCTAAGGACAAAGCTCAGTGTGACATTACAAGACAAAAATTGA
- the ankrd34bb gene encoding ankyrin repeat domain 34Bb, which translates to MDEPTEVRTDGNSLLKAVYLSRLRLTRLLLEGGAYINESNELGETPLMVSCKTHHTDSQSVPKIKMVRYLLENGADPNIQDKMGKTALMHACLEQAGADILSLLLSSGADPTLEDHAGLSALVYAVNSGNRDVLRVLLDACKAKGKEVIIITTNKLPSGHQMTKQYLNVPPPPDLEERLHYTPSSCFMSPHEVQLQTPPQGSAASAYPQPGSPLLGLRDPQYLGSGPTLVSSRPSSPIQHPSPLRVPGVDKRLNLLRLHSEQWSKSPSLLLQQSQAASLTEEPVEITPEEELSFRVNGLALNGRPPAVSRHHSIDVKDTTGLLRALENMSGNETRGGSGRGSFGRKMSYDSAASSLHSASHPNLHQDLPFPLQNVVRRRNIGIDHYSSDSQLPQFCSRDNSSKNGVGAGVGPEKYKLVNSRSSTLSGSRESLESSVQRRGTAGLERRGSGALLLDHIAHTRPGYLPPLNHHAPIPDIGVSSSSSYPLSGSSKTLNGVLTGSKPIQPCAPVFPRNLKAKKMLWRRHSMQSEQINQLVNFKETFGH; encoded by the exons ATGGATGAACCAACAGAGGTTCGAACAGATGGCAATTCTCTGCTGAAGGCTGTCTATTTGAGTCGTCTGCGTCTGACacggctgctgctggagggaggAGCCTACATAAACGAGAGTAACGAGCTTGGCGAGACGCCGCTTATGGTGTCCTGCAAGACACACCATACAGATTCACAGAGTGTTCCCAAAATCAAGATGGTTAG GTATCTTCTGGAAAATGGGGCTGATCCAAACATTCAAGACAAGATGGGGAAAACAGCTTTGATGCATGCATGCCTTGAACAAGCAGGGGCTGACATTTTGTCACTCCTGCTAAGCAGTGGAGCTGACCCAACTCTGGAGGATCATGCAGGCTTATCAGCACTGGTCTATGCTGTCAATTCAGGCAACAGAGATGTCCTCAGGGTCTTGCTGGATGCTTGTAAAGCAAAGGGTAAGGAggttatcatcatcaccaccaacaAACTGCCATCTGGCCATCAGATGACAAAGCAGTACCTCAatgttcctccacctcctgacCTTGAGGAGCGTCTGCATTATACCCCATCATCTTGTTTTATGTCTCCACATGAGGTCCAGCTTCAAACTCCTCCACAGGGGTCTGCAGCAAGTGCTTACCCCCAACCTGGTAGCCCCCTTCTTGGCCTCAGGGATCCCCAGTATCTAGGTTCAGGGCCTACCCTAGTTTCATCTCGACCAAGTTCTCCTATCCAACATCCTAGTCCTTTACGTGTTCCTGGGGTGGATAAGCGACTTAATCTCCTGAGGCTACACTCCGAGCAGTGGTCCAAAAGTCCTTCACTGTTGCTTCAGCAGAGCCAGGCTGCTTCTCTGACAGAGGAGCCAGTGGAAATTACACCTGAGGAGGAGTTGTCCTTTAGAGTCAATGGCCTCGCCCTCAATGGAAGACCACCAGCTGTTTCACGCCACCACAGCATCGATGTCAAAGACACAACAGGGCTTCTGAGAGCACTAGAGAACATGTCAGGAAATGAGACTAGGGGAGGAAGTGGAAGAGGGAGCTTTGGTAGAAAGATGTCATATGACAGTGCTGCAAGTTCACTACATTCTGCTTCACACCCAAACTTGCATCAAGATCTCCCCTTTCC TCTGCAAAATGTGGTTCGTCGGCGAAATATTGGAATTGACCACTACAGCTCTGACTCTCAGTTACCACAGTTTTGCAGCCGTGACAATAGCTCCAAGAATGGTGTTGGAGCTGGAGTGGGACCAGAAAAGTACAAGCTGGTCAACAGCAGATCCTCCACTCTATCGGGATCTAGAGAGTCCTTGGAGAGCTCTGTCCAGAGACGAGGTACCGCTGGGTTGGAGCGAAGGGGCTCAGGGGCCCTTCTTCTGGATCACATCGCCCACACCCGCCCTGGATACCTCCCTCCTCTCAATCACCATGCACCTATACCAGATATTGGTGTCAGCTCTAGCTCTTCCTACCCTTTGAGTGGAAGCAGCAAGACATTGAATGGGGTTCTTACAGGGTCAAAGCCTATTCAACCCTGCGCACCTGTTTTCCCAAGGAATTTAAAAGCCAAGAAAATGCTGTGGAGACGCCACTCAATGCAGAGTGAGCAGATAAATCAGTTGGTAAACTTCAAGGAAACTTTTGGCCATTAG
- the dhfr gene encoding dihydrofolate reductase: MSRVLNAIVAVCPDLGIGKNGDLPWHPVRLHNEFKHFRKMTSTPSVEGKQNVVIMGRKTWFSIPEKNRPLNNRINIVLSRQCKQIAGAHHLATDFSSALQLVTKLADKADQVWVIGGSSLYKELMESTGTRRLFVTRILKQFECDTYLPEISPDKYRLLPEFPGVPQELQEENGIQYRFEVYESIES; encoded by the exons ATGTCCCGCGTCCTGAACGCTATCGTGGCGGTGTGCCCTGACCTGGGTATTGGGAAGAATGGAGACCTGCCCTGGCATCCTGTCAGACTTCA TAACGAATTCAAACATTTCAGAAAGATGACATCAACTCCCTCTGTGGAAG GCAAGCAGAATGTGGTGATCATGGGCAGGAAGACGTGGTTTTCCATCCCAGAGAAGAACAGACCTCTGAACAACAGGATCAACATTGTCCTCAGCAGGCAGTGCAA ACAGATTGCAGGAGCACACCACCTGGCGACAGACTTCAGCTCCGCTCTCCAGCTGGTCACGAAGCTGGCAGACAAGGCTGACCAGGTCTGGGTTATAGGAGGCAGCTCTCTCTACAAG GAGTTGATGGAAAGCACGGGGACCAGGAGACTGTTTGTCACACGAATCCTGAAGCAGTTCGAGTGTGACACGTACCTTCCTGAGATCAGTCCAGACAAATACCGCCTGCTGCCAGA GTTTCCAGGAGtgccacaggagctgcaggaggagaacgGTATCCAGTACAGATTTGAAGTCTATGAGAGCATCGAGtcgtga
- the gtf2h2 gene encoding general transcription factor IIH subunit 2 isoform X1, with product MDEEPERAKRWEGGYERTWEVLKEDESGSLKATVEEILFQSKRKRVIESHGQVRLGMMRHLYVVIDCSRSMEDQDLKPNRLTSTLKLLEAFVDEYFDQNPISQVGIITTKNKRAEKLTDLAGNPKKHIAALKKAVDSVCVGEPSLYNSLSLAIQTLKHMPGHTSREILIILSSLTTCDPANIYELIKTLKSLKVRVSVIGLSAEVRVCTVLTRETGGLYHVILDESHFKELLMLHVKPPPASSSSECSLIRMGFPQHTIASLSDQDAKPSFSMSHLDSSSGPGLSLGGYFCPQCHAKYTELPVECKVCGLTLVSAPHLARSFHHLFPLQAFTESPIEEYQDDRFCQACQGELKDKTIFSCPSCRSVFCVECDLFIHDSLHCCPCCIHRQSAL from the exons ATGGATGAAGAACCTGAGAGAGCCAAGCGCTGGGAAGGGGGCTATGAGAGGACATG GGAGGTGCTGAAGGAGGATGAATCCGGCTCACTCAAAGCCACAGTGGAAGAGATCCTGTTCCAGTCCAAAaggaaaag GGTGATCGAGAGCCATGGACAAGTGAGGCTTGGGATG ATGCGTCACCTCTATGTGGTGATTGACTGTTCAAGAAGTATGGAAGACCAGGACTTGAAGCCGAACCGCCTTACCTCTACTCTAAAG CTGTTGGAAGCCTTTGTCGATGAATATTTTGATCAAAATCCCATCAGCCAG GTGGGCATTATCACCACAAAGAACAAAAGGGCTGAGAAGCTGACTGACCTGGCAG GAAACCCAAAGAAACACATCGCTGCTCTGAAGAAAGcagtggacagtgtgtgtgtgggagaaccGTCCCTGTACAACTCTCTCAGCCTGGCCATACAGACCCTCAA GCACATGCCTGGACACACGAGCCGGGAGATCCTGATCATTCTCAGCAGCCTCACCACGTGTGACCCAGCCAACATTTATGAGCTGATCAAG ACCCTGAAGTCTCTGAAGGTGCGGGTGTCGGTAATTGGCCTGTCAGCAGAGGTCCGGGTGTGTACGGTGCTGACCAGGGAGACGGGCGGCTTATACCACGTGATCCTGGACGAGAGTCACTTTAaagagctgctgatgctgcacgTCAAACCTCCAccagccagctcctcctctgaatGCTCTTTAATACGTATGG GTTTCCCTCAGCACACCATCGCCTCTCTTTCTGACCAGGATGCCAAGCCTTCATTCAGCATGTC CCATctggacagcagcagtggtccaggtctgtctctgggAGGATACTTTTGTCCACAGTGCCACGCCAAGTACACAGAGCTCCCTGTGGAGTGTAAAGTCTGCG GTTTGACTCTGGTGTCAGCCCCCCATCTTGCCAGATCCTTCCACCACCTCTTCCCCCTCCAAGCCTTTACAGAGAGTCCCATTGAGGAGTATCAAGATGACAG GTTCTGTCAAGCTTGTCAAGGGGAGCTGAAAGATAAAACT ATATTCTCCTGTCCGTCGTGTCGCAGTGTGTTCTGTGTCGAGTGTGATCTCTTCATCCATGACTCCCTGCACTGCTGCCCCTGCTGTATTCACAGACAGAGTGCCCTTTGA
- the gtf2h2 gene encoding general transcription factor IIH subunit 2 isoform X2 encodes MDEEPERAKRWEGGYERTWEVLKEDESGSLKATVEEILFQSKRKRVIESHGQVRLGMMRHLYVVIDCSRSMEDQDLKPNRLTSTLKLLEAFVDEYFDQNPISQVGIITTKNKRAEKLTDLAGNPKKHIAALKKAVDSVCVGEPSLYNSLSLAIQTLKHMPGHTSREILIILSSLTTCDPANIYELIKTLKSLKVRVSVIGLSAEVRVCTVLTRETGGLYHVILDESHFKELLMLHVKPPPASSSSECSLIRFPQHTIASLSDQDAKPSFSMSHLDSSSGPGLSLGGYFCPQCHAKYTELPVECKVCGLTLVSAPHLARSFHHLFPLQAFTESPIEEYQDDRFCQACQGELKDKTIFSCPSCRSVFCVECDLFIHDSLHCCPCCIHRQSAL; translated from the exons ATGGATGAAGAACCTGAGAGAGCCAAGCGCTGGGAAGGGGGCTATGAGAGGACATG GGAGGTGCTGAAGGAGGATGAATCCGGCTCACTCAAAGCCACAGTGGAAGAGATCCTGTTCCAGTCCAAAaggaaaag GGTGATCGAGAGCCATGGACAAGTGAGGCTTGGGATG ATGCGTCACCTCTATGTGGTGATTGACTGTTCAAGAAGTATGGAAGACCAGGACTTGAAGCCGAACCGCCTTACCTCTACTCTAAAG CTGTTGGAAGCCTTTGTCGATGAATATTTTGATCAAAATCCCATCAGCCAG GTGGGCATTATCACCACAAAGAACAAAAGGGCTGAGAAGCTGACTGACCTGGCAG GAAACCCAAAGAAACACATCGCTGCTCTGAAGAAAGcagtggacagtgtgtgtgtgggagaaccGTCCCTGTACAACTCTCTCAGCCTGGCCATACAGACCCTCAA GCACATGCCTGGACACACGAGCCGGGAGATCCTGATCATTCTCAGCAGCCTCACCACGTGTGACCCAGCCAACATTTATGAGCTGATCAAG ACCCTGAAGTCTCTGAAGGTGCGGGTGTCGGTAATTGGCCTGTCAGCAGAGGTCCGGGTGTGTACGGTGCTGACCAGGGAGACGGGCGGCTTATACCACGTGATCCTGGACGAGAGTCACTTTAaagagctgctgatgctgcacgTCAAACCTCCAccagccagctcctcctctgaatGCTCTTTAATAC GTTTCCCTCAGCACACCATCGCCTCTCTTTCTGACCAGGATGCCAAGCCTTCATTCAGCATGTC CCATctggacagcagcagtggtccaggtctgtctctgggAGGATACTTTTGTCCACAGTGCCACGCCAAGTACACAGAGCTCCCTGTGGAGTGTAAAGTCTGCG GTTTGACTCTGGTGTCAGCCCCCCATCTTGCCAGATCCTTCCACCACCTCTTCCCCCTCCAAGCCTTTACAGAGAGTCCCATTGAGGAGTATCAAGATGACAG GTTCTGTCAAGCTTGTCAAGGGGAGCTGAAAGATAAAACT ATATTCTCCTGTCCGTCGTGTCGCAGTGTGTTCTGTGTCGAGTGTGATCTCTTCATCCATGACTCCCTGCACTGCTGCCCCTGCTGTATTCACAGACAGAGTGCCCTTTGA